From Prosthecobacter vanneervenii:
CTGCGATTGAGGGGATCAATGGAACGGCCACAGACGCCATCAAGTCATGAACGGTCCTGGTTGTTTAATACAACAGGTCGAGTTTTATCAGCGTGTTGATCCTGGCTTCGGTGTTGTCGAAATAGAAGTGAGCATCGATCGGGTTCAGCCATCCGGTGCTGTCCTGGATGACATTGTTGGGATGCAGATCAAAGACATCCACTTCTCCAACCAATGGGTCATCAAAGGTGAAATTTCCTCCAAGTGATCTTGGGTATGGGTCGCGCAGATTGTGACGAAGAAGGCCTGCTTTGAGTTCTGGCCACTCGGGGTGGATTCCGTTGATATAAGGCTGTGTAATGACCGTGTGGAAACGACTGCCCTCCGTAAAAACCCCTTCAAGCTGGATGTCATCGGCAAAGAAATGATTGGAGAGCAGCAGGTCGGTCAGATAGTCGAATAAAGACTCCGTGGCCAGCATGTGCGCATCGGCAACTTTCATGACACGGCCTGTCTCGGGAATATAAGCCACCCGATGCTCTTTTCCGCCTTTCATGGGAAAGGCACCAAGTCTTGCTCGGACGTCTGCTGAATCGAGTTGAAGGCCTGTGCTCTCAATAAAAACGCTCAAGGTACGGATTTCATCGTCAATTGATTGATCCGCACTTTCTCCATGGTCACCACGCCTTGCGTCTGCAAGGCTCTTCGCCGCGCTTCGGAGAAGCTCTTGCGAACCACGGAAAGATCCGAGGCTGTTTCCTGAGTCGGCTTTTGGGTGGGTGTACTTTTCTTGTTCAATATCCCACTTTGCCTCATTAGCATGCACCTGTCAAAAAGCCGCAGCCCACCGGGGCCCTTTGCAGTCGGCTTTGTCCGACAAAAAAGGGGCATGCAAGCCCCGCAGGGCTTGCATGCCTAAGATCATCTCGGCCCGCTACTTCACCAGCCTCACCATCAGATCCTTGCTCTCCACGCTTTCGCTGATCTTGACGCAGATCTCGCTGACGGTGCCCGCGATCGGTGACGCCACGGCGGCAAACATCTTCATGGCCTCCAGCGTCAGAAGAGTCTCCCCTTCCTTAACCTTCTGACCCACGCTCACCGCAATGCTCGCCACCATGCCTGGCATCGGCGCGCCGACTTGAGTCGGGTCTGCCGGGTCCGCCTTGGTCTTGGTCACGGCGTTCTTCGCCAGTGCCTTGTTCGTCACCGTCGTGTGGCGCGGGTAGCCATTGAGTTCAAAGATCGCCGTCTGCTGGCCGTTCTGATCGGCCTCAGTCATGTTGAGCAGGCGCACAAACAGCGTCTTGCCCTCTTCCAGGTTGATGTGGATCTCCTCCTTGTCCTGCAGGCCGTAGTAGTAGGCCGGTGTGGGCAGTGCGGAGACATCGCCGTAGGTCTTGCGGAAATCCGCAAACTTCAGGAACACATCCGGATACATGAGGTAGCTCCACACATCATCATCGGTGGGGTCCTTCTTCAGCTTGCCCTTCAGCTCGGCGCGCACTTCGGTCAGGTTCACCTTCGCCGCATGGGTGCCGGGGCGGCCCTTGATGCGCTTGCCGTCCTTGCCCACGATGGCGTCGGCCAGCTTGTTCCACTTCTTGCGTGAATCCGCCGCCTTGGCGGGCTCCATGCCGTAGAAGGGCTCTCCCAGCCAGCCTTCAAACATGCTGGTCACGTCCTTGCTCCACTTCGTGCCGGTCAGGTTGAAGACATCGCTCGGTTTCACACCGCGCGCTACGCACTCGATCGCCAGGTCGCCCACCACCTTGCTGGACGGTGTCACCTTCACGATGTCACCGCAGAGCTGGTTCACTTCCGCATAGGCGTGCGCGATCTCCGGCCAGCGTGGCCCCAGGCCCATGCCGATGGCCTGCTCCTTGAGGTTCGTGTACTGGCCGCCGGGCATCTCGTGCAGGTACACTTCCGCCGTGCCATACGGCTCCGCAGTATCAAAGGGCTTGTAGTAGGCGCGCACCGCTGCCCAGTAGTCGCTGAATTCCTGCAGGGCCTCGCTGTCCAGTCCAGTGTCACGCGGCGTGTTCTGCATTGCCGCCACGATGGAGTTCAGGTTCGGCTGCGAAGTGCCGCCGGAGAGCGATGAGATCGCCGCATCCACCACATCCACACCCGCCGTGGCGGCTTCCAGAATGCTGGAGGCATTCAGGCCGCTGGTGTCATGCGTGTGGAAATGGATCGGCAGGCCCACCTCATCCTTCAGCGCTTTGACAAGTTTCTTTGCGGCAAAGGGGCGCACCAGGCCCGCCATGTCCTTGATGCAGAGCATGTGCGCTCCCATCTTTTCCAGCTCCTTGGCCAGGCGCACGTAGTACTTCAGGTCATACTTGTCGCGCTTCGGGTCCAGGATGTCGCCGGTGTAGCACAGCGTGCCTTCGCAGATGGAGTTCGTCTCCTCGCGCACCGCATCCATCGCCGCCTTCAGGTTTGGCAGGTAGTTCAGCGAGTCAAAGATGCGGAAGATGTCCATCCCGTTCTCTGCAGAGTGCTTGATGAAGCCCTTCACCACGTTGTCCGGGTAGTTCGTATAGCCCACCGCGTTCGAGCCGCGGAACAGCATCTGCAGCAGAATGTTCGGCACCTTGGCGCGGATCGAGCGCAGGCGCTCCCACGGATCTTCACGCAGGAAGCGCATCGTCACGTCAAAGGTCGCACCGCCCCACATCTCCAGGGAGAAAAGGTTCGGCGTGCGGCGTGCCACGCTGTCCGCCACGGCCAGCATGTCATAAGTGCGCATGCGTGTCGCCAGCAGGGACTGGTGCGCGTCGCGCATCGTCGTGTCCGTCAGCAGCAGCTTCTTCTGCTTCGCCACCCAGTTCAGGCAGAATTTCTCCGGGCCCATCTCCGTCAGCAGCTGCTTGGTGCCCTTGGCAGGCTCCACGCGGTGGTCATACTTCGGAATCGGCGGCGCCGTGAAGGCCTTGGAAATCTTGTGCCCCTTCGCAAACGGATTCCCGTTCACGATCGTGTCTGCCAGATAGCTCAGCATCTTCGAGGCACGGTCCTTGCGCGCCACAAACTTCAGCAGGTCCGGGTTGTTGTCGATGAAGCGCGTCGTCGCCTGCCCGGACATGAAGTCCGGGTGGTGCACCACGTTCATGAGGAAGGGGATGTTCGTCTTCACCCCGCGGATGCGGAATTCGCGCAGGCCACGGTCCATGCGGTCCAGCGCCTGCTTGTACGTGCGGGCAAAGACCGTCATCTTCACCAGCATCGAGTCATAGTAGGGTGTGATCACCGCATTCGTCGCCCCCAGCGCACCGTCCAGGCGGATGCCAAAGCCACCCGCGCTGCGGTAGGTCAGGATCTTGCCAAAGTCCGGCGTGAAGCCGTTCTCCGGATCTTCCGTGGTGATACGGCACTGGATGGCAAAGCCGCTCTTCTCGATCTTATCCTGCGCCGGCAGCGCCAGCGGTTCATCGTGCATCTTGTGCCCCTGCGCGATCAGGATCTGGCTGCGCACGATGTCGATGCCCGTGATCTCCTCCGTCACCGTGTGTTCCACCTGGATGCGTGGATTCATTTCAATGAAGTACCACTCGCCCGACTCGTGATCCACCAGGAACTCCACCGTGCCCGCATGCGTGTAGTTCACCTCCTGCGCCAGCTTCACCGCCGCATCGCACAGGCCGTCGATGATCTCCTGCTTGATGCCGTAGCTTGGTGCCTGCTCGATCACCTTCTGGTGGCGGCGCTGCACGGAGCAGTCGCGCTCATGCAGGTGCAGCACGTTGCCGTGCTTGTCCGCCAGGATCTGCACCTCGATGTGCTTGGCCTTGCCCACAAATTTTTCCAGGAACACCGCCCCGTTGCCAAAGGCGCGTTCGGCTTCCGTCTGCGCCTCGTCCAGCAGCTTCTCCAGGTCCTTCGCCTCGCGCACCACGCGCATGCCGCGCCCACCGCCGCCAAAGGCCGCCTTGATGATCAGCGGAAAGCCGATCTTCTTCGCCGTCGCCAGCGCCTCCTTGCGGTCGCTCACCGGCTCATCCGTGCCTTCCAGGATCGGCACCCGGAGCTTGCGCGCCACATTGCGGGCCGCCGTCTTGTCTCCCATCATCTCCAGGATTTTCGAGTCCGGGCCGATGAAGATGATCCCGGCATCCGCGCAGGCCTTGGCAAACTGCGGGTTCTCAGACAGGAAGCCGTAGCCCGGATGGATGGCGTCTACGCCTTTCTCCTTGGCCAGCGTCACGATGCCCTCGATGTCCAGATAGGCTCCCAGGGGTCCCTTGTCCTTGTTCAGCTCATAGGCCTCGTCCGCCTTGAAGCGGTGCGGGCAGAAGCGGTCCTCCTGCGCATAGATCCCCACCGTTTTCAGCCCCAGCTCGGTGGCCGCCCGCATCACGCGGATGGCGATTTCAGAGCGGTTCGCCACCATCAGTTTCTTGATGGGGCGGATCGTGGAGGCGGCTGGTGCTTTCTTGGACATGGTGGGGTTGGTTGGAATGCGCGCGCACAGTCCCGCGAAATCCTTTGGTGGCAAGGAGGAGGTGCGCTCTTGTGCAGACGTTTATACGACGTCCCAGCCTGCTTACGCGCGCCGCCGCCGCAGCATGAGGCCTCCCAGGGCCAGCAAGAGCAGGCTGGCGCGGCCAGGTTCGGGGACGACGGCGATGTTCCCAGAGGTGGTGAACTGGCTCACATCCCAGATCAGACCGCTGGCGCTGATGTCCGGCAGGTCAAACTGGCTGCCGTTGTCGCCGCTCCCATCGCGGTAGTTGGTGCCCACGGAGAAATTGCTGAAATCCGTGGTCAGCAGGGCCGACCAGTCCAGTAAGTTGAAAACATCCCCCGCATGCGGGGTGTAGCCGCTGGCCAGCACGACGATGTTCCCGGCCACGGTCAGCGTGCCACTGCTGCCGTTGAAGACCAGCCTGTCATGCCCGCCCACGCCTGTCACGGAATTCAGCCAGGTGTTGTAGCCCGCGCTGCCCACCGCATTACCCCCAAAGTTTCCATCGCTGGCGGTGGCTGTGGTCAGGTCGAGAGAGATCTTGGAGCCGGCCGCCAGATTATACGAGGCCGTGGAGACAGGGGTGAAGGTCAGCGTGCCATGGCTGGCAGCCGTCGTGCCATCACCTGCGTAAAGGGTGGCGCTGGCGCTCAGTGTGAAGCTGCTGCCCCGTACCACCCCGGTGCCGGAGAGGCTGGCGTTGGCGGCCACAGTCACCGCGCCTGTTCCCGTCTGTCCCACACCTGCCTTGCCCACCTGCAGCGTGCCTGCGTTTACGCTGGTGGCGCTCGTGTAGGTGTTCGCCCCGCTGAAAACCCACGTGCCTGTCCCCGTTTTGTTGACGGCAAGCGTGTTTGACAGCACGCCCTGGACTTCCCCGGAGCCGGAGCCCGTCATCGTGAAGGTGTGGTTGGTGCTGTCCGTGGACGCGGCGTTCACATTACCCTGGATCAGAAGGCTCCCGGCCGCCGCATCCAGCGTCAGTGTAGCACCCACCGTGGCGCGCACAGAGCCTGCCCAGGTGTTGTTTCCAGACACGTTTTCCACGTAAGGCGTGATCACCGACTCTCCAGTGACGGTGATGCTGTTTCCCAGCTGCAAATGGCCGGTCGTGGAGGAAATCAGGACACCATTGCCCGTGGAGCCCAGCGCACCATTGCTCAGCACCAGCAGATTGCCCGCACTGACAGTGACCAGCCCGGAAAACGTTCCGGTGCCGCTTAGCGCCAGGGTGCCAGCCCCTGCTTTGGTGATTCCAGTGGCAGTGCTGCCATCCGCGATGCCTCCGCTCAGCGTCAGGGTGCCTGCCGTGACGGTGATGGTGCGCGTGGTCCCTGCTGCCGTGCCCAGACTGACAGCACCCGTGCCGAGATCCAGCGAGTTGGTGAGCGTGGCGGTAAAGTCTCCGTTGATCACAATGGCGTTGCTGTTCGCGATCGCCACCGCCGCTCCGCTGCTGTTGCCCAGCGTGCCTCCATTGATGGTGAAGGTGCTTGCGGTGGCACCCAGGGCGGTGCTGCTGTTTACGTTGAGCCCGCCTTGATTGAGCGTCAGGCCGCCAGTGAAGGTGTTGGTGCCGCTCAGGCTCTGCGCAAACGAGCCCGTTTTGATCACCGAAAGCGCTCCGCCGCCAGTGCCATCCGCCAGGCTGCCGGCAAACACGGCGTCCGCAGTAGAGTTGATAGTCAGAGTGGCGGCGGTGGCATTTTGATTGCGCACGGTGCCAGCCCCTGCTCCCGCTGTGGAGGCCAGCCCGCTGAGGGTGATGGAGTTGCCGTTGAGCGAGAGGCTTTTCACCAGGGTGCTGCTGGCAAAGGTCACCTTGTTGGGCGTGGTGGAGTTCAGCGCCCCTGCGCCGTCGATGCGTACGTTCGTCACATCGACCGACAGCCCGCCGGTGAAGGTGTTGTTTCCTGCCAGCGCGATTGTTCCCGTGCTGGTCCCCTGGGTGCCAAGGCTCAGCGTGCTGCCGGCGGTGGACTCACCGATATTCGAGCTGATAACTGAGGCGACGGCGCTGGTGTTTTGCGTAATCAGCGTACTGC
This genomic window contains:
- a CDS encoding beta strand repeat-containing protein, whose amino-acid sequence is MSVFQARGATFVWDLNKGTDGAQDGSGNWTDGASNWFDETTPQQNQTWSNSAGNTAAIGAGGAGGTIIVSGTVNANGLIFRAVTSAYTLTGGTISLASGSAITVQDGSSSLNSRLTINSTLSGSNITLQKATGAFALVTIGSASTLSGTFSLTSADTNGLFVQVNSVNSLPSATLTSVNVGTNTTLVLGASGNWQVPFTLSGSGAGGRGAIRLDVNNLTLSGAITLAGSTLITQNTSAVASVISSNIGESTAGSTLSLGTQGTSTGTIALAGNNTFTGGLSVDVTNVRIDGAGALNSTTPNKVTFASSTLVKSLSLNGNSITLSGLASTAGAGAGTVRNQNATAATLTINSTADAVFAGSLADGTGGGALSVIKTGSFAQSLSGTNTFTGGLTLNQGGLNVNSSTALGATASTFTINGGTLGNSSGAAVAIANSNAIVINGDFTATLTNSLDLGTGAVSLGTAAGTTRTITVTAGTLTLSGGIADGSTATGITKAGAGTLALSGTGTFSGLVTVSAGNLLVLSNGALGSTGNGVLISSTTGHLQLGNSITVTGESVITPYVENVSGNNTWAGSVRATVGATLTLDAAAGSLLIQGNVNAASTDSTNHTFTMTGSGSGEVQGVLSNTLAVNKTGTGTWVFSGANTYTSATSVNAGTLQVGKAGVGQTGTGAVTVAANASLSGTGVVRGSSFTLSASATLYAGDGTTAASHGTLTFTPVSTASYNLAAGSKISLDLTTATASDGNFGGNAVGSAGYNTWLNSVTGVGGHDRLVFNGSSGTLTVAGNIVVLASGYTPHAGDVFNLLDWSALLTTDFSNFSVGTNYRDGSGDNGSQFDLPDISASGLIWDVSQFTTSGNIAVVPEPGRASLLLLALGGLMLRRRRA
- a CDS encoding pyruvate carboxylase, coding for MSKKAPAASTIRPIKKLMVANRSEIAIRVMRAATELGLKTVGIYAQEDRFCPHRFKADEAYELNKDKGPLGAYLDIEGIVTLAKEKGVDAIHPGYGFLSENPQFAKACADAGIIFIGPDSKILEMMGDKTAARNVARKLRVPILEGTDEPVSDRKEALATAKKIGFPLIIKAAFGGGGRGMRVVREAKDLEKLLDEAQTEAERAFGNGAVFLEKFVGKAKHIEVQILADKHGNVLHLHERDCSVQRRHQKVIEQAPSYGIKQEIIDGLCDAAVKLAQEVNYTHAGTVEFLVDHESGEWYFIEMNPRIQVEHTVTEEITGIDIVRSQILIAQGHKMHDEPLALPAQDKIEKSGFAIQCRITTEDPENGFTPDFGKILTYRSAGGFGIRLDGALGATNAVITPYYDSMLVKMTVFARTYKQALDRMDRGLREFRIRGVKTNIPFLMNVVHHPDFMSGQATTRFIDNNPDLLKFVARKDRASKMLSYLADTIVNGNPFAKGHKISKAFTAPPIPKYDHRVEPAKGTKQLLTEMGPEKFCLNWVAKQKKLLLTDTTMRDAHQSLLATRMRTYDMLAVADSVARRTPNLFSLEMWGGATFDVTMRFLREDPWERLRSIRAKVPNILLQMLFRGSNAVGYTNYPDNVVKGFIKHSAENGMDIFRIFDSLNYLPNLKAAMDAVREETNSICEGTLCYTGDILDPKRDKYDLKYYVRLAKELEKMGAHMLCIKDMAGLVRPFAAKKLVKALKDEVGLPIHFHTHDTSGLNASSILEAATAGVDVVDAAISSLSGGTSQPNLNSIVAAMQNTPRDTGLDSEALQEFSDYWAAVRAYYKPFDTAEPYGTAEVYLHEMPGGQYTNLKEQAIGMGLGPRWPEIAHAYAEVNQLCGDIVKVTPSSKVVGDLAIECVARGVKPSDVFNLTGTKWSKDVTSMFEGWLGEPFYGMEPAKAADSRKKWNKLADAIVGKDGKRIKGRPGTHAAKVNLTEVRAELKGKLKKDPTDDDVWSYLMYPDVFLKFADFRKTYGDVSALPTPAYYYGLQDKEEIHINLEEGKTLFVRLLNMTEADQNGQQTAIFELNGYPRHTTVTNKALAKNAVTKTKADPADPTQVGAPMPGMVASIAVSVGQKVKEGETLLTLEAMKMFAAVASPIAGTVSEICVKISESVESKDLMVRLVK
- a CDS encoding putative polyvalent protein kinase domain-containing protein, yielding MHANEAKWDIEQEKYTHPKADSGNSLGSFRGSQELLRSAAKSLADARRGDHGESADQSIDDEIRTLSVFIESTGLQLDSADVRARLGAFPMKGGKEHRVAYIPETGRVMKVADAHMLATESLFDYLTDLLLSNHFFADDIQLEGVFTEGSRFHTVITQPYINGIHPEWPELKAGLLRHNLRDPYPRSLGGNFTFDDPLVGEVDVFDLHPNNVIQDSTGWLNPIDAHFYFDNTEARINTLIKLDLLY